TTTCCTCCGCGAAGCGGCGCGCGCCGCCTGATCGTCTGCATTCGCGCACGCCTCGCGTGTGCGCTTTTATGGCGAGGATCCGCCGACTCAGCTGATCCGGCTACGAACTCTCATCGTCCTTGCCGCGCGAATTTTCATCGACGAGAACAGTGTTCTCGATCGGCGTGATCACCTTGAGCGTCAAAAAAGTGAAAAGCGCGATCGCAACCGCAACGTCATAGCCGCCAAGACCAACTGCGGCTCCAATAGCGCCTGTGGCCCACAGGCTCGCCGCGGTCGCCGTCCCCTGAACCGCCGCGCCCTGCTTGAGAATGGCGCCGCCGCCGATGAATCCTATTCCAGAGATGATGCCCTGGACAATTCTCGCCGTTCCATCGGTTGAATTCGCCATCACCTGCTCAGTCGCCTGGATAAAGCCGCACGAGGCAAGAGCGACGATCGGAAAGGTGCGAAGCCCTGCGCTGCGCTCCTGTCGCTCTCGATCCCAGCCGATCGGCAATGCGAGCGCATAGGCGCCCGCCAGCGCCGCGAGATGTGGAAGTATTTGAAATTTTTCCACGTCGAAGCCTTTGCTCTACTCGCTCTTCCACTAGTCGACGCAGAGCGCGTTTCAATGCCGCCGAACGCTCTGGACTGGCGCGAGCTTTGGCCAATATGGATCGTTATGCGCAGGAAGTTCGATCGCGACGCCGCATGAGCAGAACTAAAATCGCAATTGTTGCGATGGCGAATGGCGCTCCCGGCGCCCAGGCCGTCTCAGATTCGCGAGCGAAGATCGCAGTCGCGATCATCGTCGCCTGCGCGGTCGGGCTTGTCGCTTACGCGGGTCCAGGCCTCGGACCTCGCGCGTCGCACATGGCGACGCACATTATGCTTATGAGCGCGCTCGCGCCTTTTTTGGCCGTGCTGTCGATTAGGTTTGCGTCGACTCCGGTTCTTGCGACCGGTCGCGCCCTGGCGATCGTCACCGCGGCGCAGCTTGCCCTGCTCTATGCGTGGCATGCGCCGGGCGCTGCCGCTTACACGGAGTCGCATCCGGCTGCGCATTTTTCGATGCACGCCTCATTGCTCGCGTCGGCGTTGCTTTTTTGGCTGGCGATTCTCGGCGATACAGGAGTCGCGCGCTGGCGCGGCGTCGCCGCGCTGGCGATCACCGGCAAGCTCGCCTGCCTTCTCGGCGTGCTTCTTGTGTTCGCGCCGCGCGTTCTCGACACGAGCGCTGCGAGTTGGGAAGCGACCACAGAGATGATGCTGGCGGATCAGCGCCTTGCCGGTTTGCTGATGCTGGCGGCCTGCCCGGCGAGCTATGTGCTCTCCGGCGTTTGGATCGCATCCCAGTGGCTGCTTGCTTTGGAGGACGATCGCTTGCGCGCGCGGTCCGATCGTCCGCACGGCGCCTAGAGCGCCGCCTCGATGCCTGAACGCCAAAGCGACCCCAAACGCCTTCCAAACGAGACGCCGCGGCCGCCAGGCGAACTTGAAGAGCTTGAGCGCGCCTGGGCCTATCCGCCAGGGTGGCGAAAAATCAGCGAGATCAACAACAGTCTCGTCGGCGTCATCTATATCGGCGCGGCCTTTCTGTTCTTTCTGCTCGCGGGCGTGCTGGCGCTGATCATGCGCGTCCAGCTTTCGCACGGCGACAATCGTTTCATCGGACAGGATCTCTACAACCAGATCTTTACCGTGCATGGCACGACGATGATGTTCCTGTTCGCCGTGCCTGTGATGGAGGCGCTGAGCGTCATCCTGCTGCCGCAGATGCTGGCCGCGCGCGACCTGCCCTTCCCAAGGCTCAGCGCCTTCGCCGTCTGGGCCTATGTGATCGGCGGCCTCGTGTTCTTCTCGACGATTTTCTACGGCCTTTCGCCGAGCGGCGGCTGGTTCATGTATCCGCCGCTGACGCTGACAAGATTTTCGCCCGGAGATAACGCCGATTTCTGGCTGCTCGGCATCGGCTTCATCGAAATATCCGCGATCGCTGGCGCGATTGAAATCATCGTCGGGATGCTGCGCACGCGGCCGCCGGGGATGACGCTCGACAAGATGCCGCTCTTTGGCTGGTCGATGCTGGTCTTTGCGGCGATGATCGTCTTCGCCTTCCCCGCCGTGATCCTCGCGACGATGATGCTCGAGATCGAGCGGTCCTTCGGCTGGCCCTTCTTCAACGCGGCCCAGAGCGGCGATCCGTTGCTGTGGCAGCACCTCTTCTGGTTTTTCGGGCATCCCGAGGTCTACATCATCTTCCTGCCGGGGGCCGGTCTCGTCTCGATGATCGTGCCGACGATGGCGCAACGCCCGCTCATCGGATACCGGCTGATCGTCGTCGCGCTGATCGCGACAGGCTTCTTCAGCTTCGGCCTGTGGGTGCATCACATGTTCAGCACCGGCATTCCGGCGCTGAGCCTCGGCTTCTTTTCGGCCGCGAGCATGGCTGTCGCCGTGCCTTCCGGCATTCAGGTCTTTTCATGGATCGCGACGATCGCCGCGGCGCGCGATCGATTCAGACTCTCCACGCCGTCGCTGTTCATCCTCGGATTTCTTTTCATCTTCGCCATCGGCGGCCTAACGGGCGTGATGGTTGCGGTCGTTCCGTTCGATCTTCAGGCGCATGACAGCTATTTCATCGTTGCGCATTTCCATTACGTGCTCGTCGGCGGCATGGTGTTTCCGCTCTTTGCGACCTTCTATTACTGGGACCCGATGATCAGCCGGAACCGGCTTTCGGAGCGCCTTGGGCGCTATGTGTTCTGGCTGATGTTCGTGGGCTTCAACGTCGCCTTTTTCCCCATGCACGTCTCAGGTCTCCTCGGCATGCCGCGGCGGGTTTGGACCTACCCCCGCGCCATGGGCTGGGACACGCTCAATATGATATCGACGATCGGCGCGTTCATTCTCGCGCTCGGCGTGCTGGTGTTCGTCGTCGATATTTTCGTGCGCTTCCGACGCGACTGGGAGACGCAGCGAACGCAGACCAATCCCTGGAACGCCGGAACGCTGGAGTGGCTGCCGAGCGATCTCTATTCGATGCGCAGCGTTCCGATCGTGACGAGTCGCTACCCTCTATGGGATCGGCCCAATCTCGCCGAGGACGTCGCGGCGGGGGCCTATTATCTGCCGAACGCCGCAACCGGACGGCGCGAGACGATCGTCACCTCGCCCATCGAAGCCCGACCGGAATATCTCCTTGAAATGCCGGGACCGGGCTGGGCGCATATGTTCTCCGCGGTCTTCACAGCCGCTTTCTTTCTGCTGCTGACGGTGAAGGCCGTTGCGATCGCGCTCGTCTGCGGCGCATTGGCCATCTTCGCCACGCTCGTCTGGTGCTGGCAGCTCGACCCGCCGCCGCGCGGACGCGTCGAGATCGGCGGCGGGATCAGTCTGCCTACCTATATGTCCGGCCCCTCGTCGCACGCCTGGTGGGCGATGATCGTGCTTATCCTCGTCGCCGCCTCGCTCTACATCACCTTCGTCTTCTCCTACCTCTATCTTTGGACCGTCAGCCCACAAGTCTGGCCCGTCGTTGGCGCGTCGCCGCTTCCGGACCTGCGCTGGGCGGCGAGCGGCGCGTCGCTGATGCTTCTCAGCATTCTTGCGTTCAGGATGGCCGACCGTGCGCTTCCCAAACCCGGTTCGATCAGCCTATCGGCGGCGCTTCTGATGATCGCCGGCGCCTTGTGCCTCATCGCCGGTGTCGGGATAGAAGGCTATGCGCAATGGCGATCCGGCCTGCGGCCGGGGGAAAACTCCTACGGCGCCATGGTGTATTTGGAGATTGTCTTGACAGGGCAGCTCGTGGCGACTGTCGCGGTGATGACCGGATTCGCCTTGGCGCGTCTCTTCACGGGGAAACTCGATGCGCAGCGACGCGTATCATTCGAAAGCGCGGCGCTGCTGGCTTACTACACAGCCGCGCAAGGGCTCCTCGGATTTCTGCTCATTTATGGCTTTCCGCGAATGCTGGAGTAGACGATGTCGCGTGCAAGCAAGGCTGAGCATCCTCGCTGGTCTCTGACGACGATTATCGCCTTTTTGCTCGCCGGTCCCATCGTCTGGGGCCTGCATTTTCTTTTTGTCTATGGCGGGCATACGCTGATGTGCGTGCTCGGCTGGTCCAGCGAGCCGCAAGTCATACGGGCGGCCGTCATCGCGGCTGGCGGCGCAGCCCTTGCGCTTCTTGTTTTCCTCGCGCGTGCGGCGCGCCGCTGGCGTCGCTATGTGGTCGAGGGCGGCGGCGGCTCGGCCGCGTCAGCGGAGTTTCAAATGTATGCGACGTTGCTGCTGATCCTGCTGTCGACCGCCGGCGTGGCGTGGTCGAGCCTTGCAGCGTTCTTTATCGCTCCCTGCCAGACGCTGCGATGAAGTCGCCCGAGAGAGTATAGGGAGGATGGCGCCGCGGGCGCTGCGCCTGAGCCTGCCGGCGCCGACGCGCCGCCCTCTGCGCCAAAGGCTTGGAGCATCTCGCGCCGGTTTGCGCGCGCAGCAGATTCTCAGGCCGGGCCGGATCAGCCTACGCCGCTCGCGACAATCCGGCGTCCAAGTTCTGTATTCTAGGCCGCAGGCTTCGCCTGTTCAGCGACCTTGACTGGAAGCTGCGTCCGAATCGCATCGACGATCCTCTGAACGGAGGCGTCGGCCTCGCTGGCGCGCTTCTCCGCCGCGACCGCCCGCTGCTCCATGGCCGCAAGATCGGCCTGCCTCGCCGCGAGCTGCGACTGCGCGCCATCGAGATCTTTCCGCGTCTGAATGAGGGCCGCTGAGAGTTCGGCGGCTTCCGACTCCGATTTGCGCAACGCGGCTTCGGCGCGATCGCCGCGGTCTTCGGCGCGCTCCAGCTTTTCTCTCACCGCATTGGCGGCGCTATGCGCGCGCGCCACCGCCTGAGCGGACTGCTTTTCGAGTTCCTTGATCGCCGCAGCGGCCTGGGACACGAGGTCCAGCGCCGCCGTAGCGTCGTCAGTGGCGCGCAGCCGCTGACGGACAGGAAAGTTCGGCGCCGGCGGCGCCAGCGGCCTGTTGTCCCCTCTCGGGATGATTTCGTCCATCACCTGATCCAGATCCAGCGAATCCATTTGCGCCTCCCGCCATCGCACGAACTGAGTTGGGCCAGCCGTCCAATCAGATTCCTATTATGGTCAAGAATCCGGCCAAATCTCGACCATTAGGTCAAGTTTTAACCATAACCAGCGGGGTAAGCGTTTTTCCTAGGACAGATCGGCCTCCAAGGACCAATGCTTAAGCTACTAAGAGCGCCGATGCGACTAAAAACGTGCCTTGCTCACACAAATTCTGTGTAAGCGCTCAATATCACCGCGCAGCTGTAATAATTATGGCGCAATAGCCCAGGGACCTCACGCTCGCTCCCTTACCAAAAGAGCTCGTCATGAATAGAATGGCCGACTCCACCATTTCCAAAGAGAAAAAGCCGGCGCATTCGGCCTTCGGGAAATTTATTCGTTTTTTCAACGAGGTGGACATCGCCGACGTGCCGCTGGTGGGCGGCAAGAACGCCTCGCTTGGCGAAATGTACCGGGAGCTGACGGCGAAAAGCATCCTGGTGCCCAATGGCTTCGCCGTCACCGCCGAGGCCTATCGCTATACGCTCGATGCAGCGGGCGTCTGGACCGCGCTTCGAGAGGCGCTCGACGGATTGAACCCGTCTGACGTCGATGATCTCGCCAAGCGCGCCGCGCGAGCCCGCGACATCGTTTATGGCGCGCAGACGCCCCCCGATGTCGAAGCCGAAATTCGCAGCGCCCTCGCCCGCCTCACCGACGAATACGGAGCCGATTTGACGGTCGCCGTGCGCTCGTCGGCGACGGCGGAAGATTTGCCGAGCGCAAGTTTCGCCGGACAACATGACACCTATCTCAATGTGCGCGGCCCCGCCGCCGTTCTCGACGCCATCCGTCATTGCTTCGCGAGCCTGTTCACCGACCGCGCCATCCGCTATCGCATCGACAACGGATTCGATCACTTCAAAGTGTTCAACTCCGTCGGCGTGATGAAAATGGTGCGCTCGGATTTGGCGGCGTCCGGCGTCGTCTTCACGATCGACACGGAAAGCGGATTCGAGGACGTTGTCTTCATCACCGGCGCCTACGGCCTCGGCGAAAATGTGGTGCAAGGCGCCGTCGACCCGGACGAATTCTACGTCTTCAAGCCCACCTATCGGCAGGGCAAGCGCGCGATTTTGAAGCGCGCGCTCGGGGCGAAAAAAATCAGGATGGTCTTTTCGGACCGGGGCCGGACGACGACGCGCAACATCCCTACCGACGCCAAGGAAAGAGAGAAATTCTGCATCTCCGACGAAGAGGCGCTGACGCTCGCCGGCCAGGCGATCGAGATCGAGGACCACTATAGCGCCAAAGCCGGCGCGCGCCGCCCCATGGACATCGAATGGGCCAAGGATGGTCTCGACGGCCAGCTCTACATCGTTCAGGCTCGCCCCGAAACCGTCGCGTCCCGCCGCGACCGGAACATCGCTGAAATCTACAAGGTGACGAAGCACGGCGCGGTGAAAGTCGAAGGACGCGCGGTCGGCGCAAAGATCGCCAGCGGCAAGGCGCGCATGATCGAGCGCGCCAGCGAGCTTTCAACATTCGTTCCCGGCGAGATCCTCGTCGCCGATACGACGTCGCCCGACTGGGGCACGGTGATGAAATCGGCCGCCGCCATCGTGACGAACCGCGGCGGCCGCACGTGCCATGCGGCGATCGTCGCGCGCGAACTTGGCATTCCGGCAATCGTCGGCACGGACGCGGCGACGCGACTCATCCGCACCGGCGACGTGATCTCGGTGAGCTGCGCCGAGGGCGATGTCGGAAAGGTCTACGAGGACGCCATCGAGTTTGAGGTGGAGCGCGTCGATCTGTCGACTCTGACGAAGCCCGTCACGCATGTGATGATGAACGTCGGCAATCCCGACATCGCTTTCGGCCTCGCGGCGTTGCCGAACGACGGCGTCGGCCTTGCGCGCATGGAGTTCATCATTGCGGACTCGATCAAGGCGCATCCGATGGCGCTCGTTCACCCGGAGCGACTCGGAGCGCGCGAACGCGCCGAAATTGCGCGACTGACCGCAAATTATGCAAGCCCCAGCGAATTCTTCGTGAAGCGCTTATCTGAAGGCGTCGGCACGATCGCAGCGGCGTTTTATCCAAAGCCTGTCATCGTGCGCATGTCCGACTTCAAGAGCAATGAATACGCCTCATTGCTCGGCGGAGAGGTTTTCGAAACGCAGGAAGCCAATCCCATGATCGGCTTTCGCGGCGCGTCGCGCTATGCGCACCCTGCTTACCGGGAAGGCTTCGCGCTCGAATGCGCCGCGATGACCCGCGTGCGCGACGAGATGGGCCTGACCAACGTCAAACTGATGATTCCCTTCTGCCGCCGCATCGAAGAAGCGGAGAAGGTCATTGCGCTGATGCGCGAGCTCGGTCTCGAACGCGGCAAGAACGGGCTCGAGATCTACGTGATGTGCGAAATTCCAAACAACGTCATGCTTATCGATCAATTCTCCAAATATTTCGACGGTTTTTCGATCGGCTCGAACGATCTGACGCAACTGACGCTCGGCGTCGACCGCGACTCCGAAATCGTCGCCTTCGACTTCGACGAACGCGACGAAGGCGTGAAGGAGATCATTCGTTTGGCGGTCGAAGGGGCCAAGCGCAACGGGCGGCACAGCGGCATTTGCGGCCAGGCGCCCTCGGATTATCCGGAGATCGCTGAATTCCTCGTGCGCTTGGGAATCGATTCGATCAGCCTCAATCCCGACACGGTTTTGCAGACCACAAGACGCATCGTCGACCTGGAGAAGCATCTCGGTCGAGAGCCGCGACAGACGGATTGACCGATCCGGCGCGTCTTTGCATTCGTTCAATCGCCGTCCACCCCCCAGCGCCCGCGTAAGGCGTCGATCGACCGTGGCGCGCGTCGCCGAATAAAGGAAAAGCAAATGAGCGCAGCCGCCAACCGGAAAGTCCTCGCGACGATGGCTCCAGCGGCCGGACTTGTGGGAGTCGCCGCAGCGCTGCATTTTGCGCAAGCCGGTCCCATCGTAAACTTCATCGCCTCGGCTTTGGCCCTGGCGAGCGTCGCGCATGTGATTGGCGAAGCCACCGATCAGCTTGGCAATCACCTCTCGCCGGCGGCGACGGGCATCGTTCAGTCGGCGGTCGGCAATCTTCCCGAACTGTTCGTCTGCATCTTCGCGCTCAGGGCCGGGCTGCTGACCGTCGTGCAGGCTTCGCTGATCGGCTCCATTCTGTCGAACGCGCTTCTCGTCCTGGGCCTTGCTTTTGTCGCCGGCGGTTGGAGGGTCGGCGTTCTTCACTTCGAAAGTCAGACCCCGCGAATGATCGCGACGCTGCTTCTGCTGGCGGTGTCGGCGCTGGTGCTGCCAACGCTCGCTCAGGAGCTGCATCTGCCGAGCGGCGCGCATGAGCAGGAGCTCGCCGTCGTCTGCGCGGTCGTGCTTCTTTTCGTTTTTGTTGTGCTCACCCATGCGATGCTCAGTCGGGGGCAGCGCGCGTTGCCGGCCGAGACCCACGCGCGCGTGCATGCATGGTCGCTCGGCGCCGCGATCGGCGTTCTCGCGGCTTGCGGCGGCGCCGCCGCCTTCGTATCCGACTGGTTCGTCGACGCGCTCGGTCCAGCGATCGAAATCTTGGGCGTCAGCGAGGCCTTTTCCGGCCTCGTCATCGTCGCCATCGCCGGCAACGCCGTCGAAAATGTCGTTGGCGTTCGGCTCGCGGCTCAGGGCAAGGCCGACCTTGCGGTCAGCGTCATTTTGAACTCAGCGCTCCAGGTCGCCGTGGCGCTTATTCCGATTCTGGTGCTCGTCAGCTTTGCGATGGGCGGCGCGGCGCCGTTCACGCTCGCCATTCCGCCGATTCTTGCGGCGGCCATGTTTCTTTCAGTGTTGGTGGTCACGGTGGTCACCGTCGACGGCCGGGCAGACATGGTCGACGGGGCGGCGCTTGTTGGTCTTTACGTCATTATCGCGGCGATCTTCTGGTGGGGTTAGCGCCTCCTCGGCGCCAACGTAACGCCTCCTCAATTCTACGCTTTTTCCGACCGTGAAGGGATGAGCGCAGTCGCTCTCGCCCTATATCTCTCGCCCTGAAGGCGCCGCGGAGCCGACGCGGCCTAGCGTCGTGCGGGAAAACAGATCGCGGCGGTGGGAGGGACTTATGAAAGCAAGAATAGCGATCCTCGTCGCTGGCGTCCTCGCCTGCGGCGGAGTGGCCCAGGGCGGCGCAGTCGAAGCGCATCGCGTATTTCTTCCGCAGAACATGAAATGGGAACTGGCGCCGAGCTCGCTGCCGGGCGGCGCCGAAATGGCGGTGCTGTACGGAGATCCAAGCCGGGAAGGCGACTTCGTCGTCAGGATCAAAGCGCCGAAAGGCTATCGGGTGCCGCCACACACGCATTCCAAAGCCGAGCTCGTCACGATCATCTCAGGCGCATTCAGTTTCGGTCGAGGGCAGGCGGCCGACCGCGCCACGGTCGAAAAGCTACCGGCGGGAAGCTTCATTTCAATGCCTGCCGGCGTGCTGCATTATGTTTTCGTCGACGAGGACTCGGTGCTCCAGATCAACGCCAGCGGTCCTTGGCAGATCGACTATTACGATCCGAAAGACGATCCGCGGCTGAATATTGCGCCTGCGGGAGCGCCTGTGCGCTAAGCGGAAAGCGCTTCAAAGAAAACGGCTCGCGCCTTTACATCCGAGGTCGCGAGCCGTTCCGTGTAGGGCTACCGCTGGTGGCGGCCGCCTCGAAAGAAAACGTAGGCCGCCGGCAATTTAAAGCAAGCCGGGCCGTCCCGCCCTCATCCGCGCCAGAACTCGCGAGGAACATTATTCGAGAGTGAGAGTTGCGCTTTGAAACCGTCGCGCAAGTAGCGCGCGCGGACAAGCGGAGTTCAGCCATGCTCTCGACCGTCCTCATCGTCGTTCTGCTGTTGTTGCTTATCGGCGCTCTGCCGACTTGGCCCTATAGCTCGCAATGGGGATATGGCCCCGGCGGCATTGTCGGCGCCCTGCTGGCAATCGTTCTCGTGATGGCGCTTATCGGCAGGCTGTAGCAGCTTCAGGCGTCGGCTCGGCCGCCTGACCATAGTCGGCGCGGGGTGCGGATTTGTTCGACGTCACCCAGCGCTTATCCTGTTAGGCGCGCTCGCGTTCATCCTACTTGGCGTCGGCGCAAACAATGCATGTCTCGCCCGGCGATGTCATCGCGCGCATTTAAACGGGGGCGTCCCATCTTGCCTATATCGACGTTTTCTACGCCCTGACGCTCGTCGCAGCGACGATCATCCCGCTCGCCTGGTGTTTGCGCCGCGTCCGGCTCGGCGCTTCGAACTCCGCGCCAGCGCATTGAGCCGTGCTCGACTGGCTTTTCGGCGCTGGATCGCTCCGGCGCGAAGCCGCGCCCCGTTCGGCTCGGGCGCGACCCGCTGTGCGCAAATATTCTTGCGACTGCCCAAGGGATTCCCGGCGGGGTTACTTTTTGTATTTTTCGCCATTAAAGTCCCGCCGCGCGGCTAAGTTCCGCACCCATCGATTGGAGTTCGATAATGTCTCATTCCTCGCTCGGCCGCGCGATGTGCGCGATGTCTTTCATCGCGCTGTCGTCCAGCGCCGCCATGGCTCAGTCGGTGCAAGTCGGCACCCTTCTCTGCCATGTCTCCGGCGGCGTCGGCATGATCATCATGGAGAATCAGGCGCTCGACTGCGTCTACACGGACGCTAAAGGCAGCCCGCCCCAGCATTATATCGGCAGGCTGACCAACGTCGGCGCCAATATCGGCATCAGCGGTCCGGGTCAGATGATTTGGACGGTTCTCGCGGCCACGAACAGCGTGGCGCCTGGCGCGCTGGCCGGAGACTATATCGGCGCGGAAGGGTCGGTCGCAGTCGGCGCCGGCGCCGGCGGCGCGGTCCTTGTCGGCGGCTCGAACAAGACCATCTCACTGCAGCCCGTGTCCGTCTCCCTTGGCACCGGCCTCAATGTTTCCGCCGGCATCGGCAATGTCAGCCTGCAATATATGCCGGTGACCCCGCCGCCGCCGCCGCCCGCCCCGGCCGCCAAGCCGAAGAAAACCCGCGCGCATCGGTAATCTCCGACGACGCAACGAACCGCAACCGGGCGCGCCGCCAGCGCGCCCGTCTTTCTGCGCCGCCTATTATTTCGTGTGCGGCGTCCCGAGATAGGGGAACTCTTTCAAAGTGTCGGTATGCGGCTCCAGCCCATCCGGCGGAATGTCGCCCTTTGAAAGAAAGGACAGCCGAAAGTTAATGACATCGTCGGCGAAGGTGCGGCCGTTGGGATAGCCCGCGGGCTTAGTGGGATCGAAGCTCAGCATGTCGGGCAAGATGCCGTGCGCGTCGATCGCCGAGATCGCCTCATCCCTCGTGTAGTCGCCGGTATGGCCCATCAGATGGATGAACAGTTCGAGCCAGCGCGCGCGATCGTTGACGGGTTCGCTGGCGTTATATTCTTCCTTTGTTTCGTCGGTATTGAAGAAGCTGCTGACCGACGGGTGGCCGGCGCGATCGGCGTGAATCAGCTTGCCGTCCTCGCGCACGCTGCACCGTCCCCAGATCCTGATCGCTGGATTGCCGCCAAGAGCGCTTGTCGGCATCTCGACGACCGTCGAAAGCACATTGGCTTCGGTGTTTGAATCCTTGCCGGTCCAGGGAGACTTGCCGCCAAGATGCGGCGCCGTGAAATTTCTGCCGCCGGACGTATCGTACAAGGCCAGAATGCCGTCGTAATCGAAAAAGAATGCGTCGCTGCGAACGCCGGCGAAGAAGGTGAGATCGCCTGATCGCACGATATTCGGCGTTGCGCCGAAGGAAACTTCCGCCCCGGAGACGATCTTCTCGCCTACGGCTTCGGGCGAATGCGACTCCGCGCCGCGCGCCAGGTAAACGTCGAAGGTCTGCCTGCCGTTTTGCTTGGGCGAGAACACATAGCTGATCGCGATATCCGTCAGGCAATCGCCGTCGTTGTCGATATTCAGCCGGTAGATGGCCTCAGGATGAAATTCATCGCAGGCGGGATTGGCGTTGAGGATGATCGCCGACCGAGACGGATCGCTTGGAGACTGGAAGGCGTAGAGATCGCACAGGTCCAACCTTTGATCGCCGAGCGGCGGACCGAGACTAAGACCGGTAAAATGATTCGACACGTGTCGCCTCCTATAAAGACGTGGAGAGAAAGTGCGGCTGATCTGTTTTAAGCGCCTGCCGCCGCACGCTATGTCGTGTTTGTTTCAACATCAAGATTGTTCGAAATTGTCTATTCACCGCGAATGAGTCTGATGATGCTCGAAAAATCGGCGCCGCCCTGGCCCGCCGCCTGATGCAGCGCATAGAGCTGCGTCGCGACGGCCCCGACCGGAGAGGCCGCCCCAGCCTGCGCGGCGGCTTCCTGCGCGAGTCGCAAATCTTTCAGCATCAAGGCGGTCATGAAGCCAGGCCTGTAATCATTGTTGGCCGGAGACGCCGGCGTCATCTCCGGCACGGGGCAGTAGGTCGTGAGCGACCACGACTGGCCCGAGGAGATCGACGCCGCGTCGAACAGCGCCCGATGCGAGAGGCCGAGCCGTTCCGCGAGCACGAAAGCCTCGGCCGTCGCGATCATGGTGGCGCCGAGCATGAGATTGTTGCAGATTTTCGCCGCCTGCCCCATGCCGGCGCCGCCGCAATGAAGCACATGCGCGCCCATATGTTCGAGGATCGGCCTTGCCGCGGCGAACGCCTCAGCCTCGCCGCCGCACATGAACGTCAGCGTCGCCGCTTTCGCGCCGGCGACGCCGCCCGACACCGGCGCGTCGACCGAGAGCGCGCCGCTCTCCTGCGCCAGCCGATGCGCGGCGCGCGCGCTTTCGACGTCGATCGTGGAGCAATCGATGAGGAGTTTGCCACGGGCTTGCGGCGCGATTTCGCGCCAGACGGCAAGCGTCTGATCGCCGCTTTGCAGCATGGTGATCGCAACGTCAGCGCCTTCGATCGCCTCGCGCAACGAACCTGCGGCGGCGACGCCCTCCTGGGCGGCGGCTTCGACCAGCGATGCATTAAGGTCGAATCCTCGCGTCTCGACGCCGGCGCGCGCCAGCGCCGCCGCCATCGGACGGCCCATGTTGCCCAGACCGATGAAAGCCGCTCGCATCACGGCTAGGACAAGGTCGGCATGACGAAACTCGCGCCTGTCCTGACGCCGCCGGGCCAGCGCGATGCGACAGTCTTCGTCTTTGTGTAGAAGCGAATCGCGTCCGGCCCATGCTGATTGAGATCGCCGAACATCGAACGCTTCCAACCGCCGAAAGTGTAATAGGCCAATGGCGTCGGGATCGGCACATTGACGCCGACCATGCCGACTTCGACGCGCGCGGCGAATTCGCGCGCCGCGTCGCCGTCGCGGGTATAGATGGCGACGCCATTGCCATATTCGTGATCATTGGCCAGCGACAGCGCCTCGTCGAAGCCGCGCGCGCGCACGACAGAAAGCACCGGACCGAAGATCTCCTCCTTGTAGATCCGCATCTCCGGCCGCACCTCGTCGAACAGACATCCGCCCATGTAGAAGCCGTTCTCATAGCCTTGCATTTTGAAGCCGCGTCCGTCGACGCGTAATTTCGCGCCCTCCTGGACGCCAAGCGCGACGTAGTCCTTGACCCGCTCCAGATGCGCGCGGGTGATCAGCGGACCGAAATCGGCTGAAGGATCGGTCGAAGGGCCGACGCG
This window of the Methylocystis hirsuta genome carries:
- a CDS encoding MgtC/SapB family protein, whose product is MEKFQILPHLAALAGAYALALPIGWDRERQERSAGLRTFPIVALASCGFIQATEQVMANSTDGTARIVQGIISGIGFIGGGAILKQGAAVQGTATAASLWATGAIGAAVGLGGYDVAVAIALFTFLTLKVITPIENTVLVDENSRGKDDESS
- a CDS encoding cytochrome c oxidase assembly protein, with the translated sequence MSRTKIAIVAMANGAPGAQAVSDSRAKIAVAIIVACAVGLVAYAGPGLGPRASHMATHIMLMSALAPFLAVLSIRFASTPVLATGRALAIVTAAQLALLYAWHAPGAAAYTESHPAAHFSMHASLLASALLFWLAILGDTGVARWRGVAALAITGKLACLLGVLLVFAPRVLDTSAASWEATTEMMLADQRLAGLLMLAACPASYVLSGVWIASQWLLALEDDRLRARSDRPHGA
- a CDS encoding cbb3-type cytochrome c oxidase subunit I; the encoded protein is MPERQSDPKRLPNETPRPPGELEELERAWAYPPGWRKISEINNSLVGVIYIGAAFLFFLLAGVLALIMRVQLSHGDNRFIGQDLYNQIFTVHGTTMMFLFAVPVMEALSVILLPQMLAARDLPFPRLSAFAVWAYVIGGLVFFSTIFYGLSPSGGWFMYPPLTLTRFSPGDNADFWLLGIGFIEISAIAGAIEIIVGMLRTRPPGMTLDKMPLFGWSMLVFAAMIVFAFPAVILATMMLEIERSFGWPFFNAAQSGDPLLWQHLFWFFGHPEVYIIFLPGAGLVSMIVPTMAQRPLIGYRLIVVALIATGFFSFGLWVHHMFSTGIPALSLGFFSAASMAVAVPSGIQVFSWIATIAAARDRFRLSTPSLFILGFLFIFAIGGLTGVMVAVVPFDLQAHDSYFIVAHFHYVLVGGMVFPLFATFYYWDPMISRNRLSERLGRYVFWLMFVGFNVAFFPMHVSGLLGMPRRVWTYPRAMGWDTLNMISTIGAFILALGVLVFVVDIFVRFRRDWETQRTQTNPWNAGTLEWLPSDLYSMRSVPIVTSRYPLWDRPNLAEDVAAGAYYLPNAATGRRETIVTSPIEARPEYLLEMPGPGWAHMFSAVFTAAFFLLLTVKAVAIALVCGALAIFATLVWCWQLDPPPRGRVEIGGGISLPTYMSGPSSHAWWAMIVLILVAASLYITFVFSYLYLWTVSPQVWPVVGASPLPDLRWAASGASLMLLSILAFRMADRALPKPGSISLSAALLMIAGALCLIAGVGIEGYAQWRSGLRPGENSYGAMVYLEIVLTGQLVATVAVMTGFALARLFTGKLDAQRRVSFESAALLAYYTAAQGLLGFLLIYGFPRMLE
- a CDS encoding ABC transporter permease, whose amino-acid sequence is MDSLDLDQVMDEIIPRGDNRPLAPPAPNFPVRQRLRATDDATAALDLVSQAAAAIKELEKQSAQAVARAHSAANAVREKLERAEDRGDRAEAALRKSESEAAELSAALIQTRKDLDGAQSQLAARQADLAAMEQRAVAAEKRASEADASVQRIVDAIRTQLPVKVAEQAKPAA